The DNA sequence GGACGCGACGCCGTCGCGCGCGCAGACGACGGTGAGCACATCGACGATGCCTTCGCCGACTTGCTCGCCGGCGACGACTACGCCGCTTATCGGCAGGTCCACGGCGTCGGAACGGAGAACGAGTACACCTTCACGGGTGAGGAGTGTGTCGACTGGGCGGGCCACCGCGTCGGCGACGACTACACCGTCGCGGGCAACATGCTCGCCGGGAGCGACGTGGTCGACGCAACCGCCGAGGCGTACGAGTCCACCGACGGCGACATGGCCGGACGCCTCGTCTCGGCGCTCGAAGCGGGCGAGGCCGCGGGCGGTGACGACCGAGGCGAGATGAGCGCCGCGATTCTCGTCCACGCGCCCGAACCCGAATTCTACCACAACCTTCGCGTCGACCTCTCGGCCGACCCGGTCGGCGACCTTCGAGAGTTACTCGCCGAAGCACGACGGGCAAAAGAACAGATACGGTCGGAGACGGACCACCTCTTCGGTGACTATCCCGACGAGATACTGGACTTCGGTGTGAAGTACTGAAACGGGCGTCGCCGTCTCCAAAAAGGGCGTTCGTGGGGTGCCCCTGAAGGCGTGAGTGCCTCAGTCCGAGTCTGCCGTGTTAGTCTCGGCCCGTTTCAACGGGGTGATGAACGAGTCGCGTTCGCTCATCTCCGCTTCCGAGAGGTGACACGAGATGTAGTGGTCCGTGTCTTCCATCGCTTCCAGTTCGGGTCGTTCCTGCTCGCAGACGTCGCCAATCTTCTTCGGACAGCGTGTCTGGAACGGACATCCCGACGGCGGGTTGATGGGACTCGGAACACTCCCTTCGAGGAGGATGCGATCGGTCTGGCGGTTCGGGTTCGCGTGTGGAACCGCCGACAGCAGACTCTCGGTGTAGGGGTGGAACGGCGGTGAGAACACCTCGTCGATGCCTCCGAACTCCGCAATCTTCCCGAGGTACATCACCGCCACGCGGTCACAGATGTGCCGGATAACGCCGATGTTGTGCGAGATGAACAGGTACGAGATGTTCTCTTCGGCCTGAATCTCGTTGAGCAGGTTGAGAATCTGCGCTTGGACACTCACGTCGAGTGCCGAGACCGGTTCGTCACACACGATGAGTTTCGGTTCGACGGCGAGGGCGTGCGCGATAGCGACGCGTTGTTGCTGCCCGCCGGAGAACTCGTGTGGGTACTTACTCGCCGCCCCCCGCGAGAGACCGACGCGGACCAGCAGGTCGCCCACCCGTTCGCGCTTCTCTTCGCCCGTCGCGATGCCGTGTTTCTCCATCGCGCGACCGATGATTTGGCCGACCGTCTTCCGCGGATTGAGCGAACTCTGCGGGTCCTGGAAAATCATCTGCATCTCGCGGCGCAGACTCCGAACCTCCGAGGAACCGAGTTCGTGCAGCGGTTGTCCCTCGAAGTAGACTTCACCCTCGGTGGGTTCGAGGAGACGAAGTGCGGTGCGGGCCACGGTGGACTTTCCACACCCGGACTCACCGACGAGTCCGACGGTCTCTCCGGGGTACACGTCGAAACTCACGTCGTCGACAGCCTTGACGTACCGGCGTTCTATCGTCGGCAGGCCACCACCGTCGAACGACAGGTGGACGTTTCCGAAGATGCCCTCGCCCGCGCTGAAGTACTTCTTCAGGTTGCGGACCTCGAACAGTGGGTCGCCGCTGCGGTCTATCTCCCTCCGTCCGGCCCCCGCTTCGGGGACCGTACTCTCCGAGAGGTCGAGGTCGTCGGCGTGGATACACGCCGCGCGCGACGAGGAATCGCCCACGCTTTCGAGCGCTGGGTCGCCGCCAGACCGACACGCCTCGGTGGCGTTCGGACAGCGGGGTGCGAAGTTACACCCACTCGGGAGGTTCCCGAGGTCAGGCATCGCGCCGTCGAGCGTCGGCAGTTCGTCGTAGTCGGTGTCGACCTCCGGGATGGAGTCGATGAGCGCACGCGTGTAGGGGTGTCGCGGACGCTCGAACAGGTCATCGAGTTCGGCCGTCTCGACGAGGTTCCCGGCGTACATCACGCCGACGTGGTCACACGTCTGTGCGACGACGCCGAGGTTGTGCGTAATCATCAGGACTGCCGTTCCTTCGCGCTCTTGCATCTCGTTGAGCAGGTCGAGAATTTTCGCCTGCGTCGTCACGTCGAGCGCGGTGGTCGGTTCGTCCGCGATGATGAGGTCCGGTTCGCACGAGAACCCGATGGCGACGAGCACGCGTTGGCGCATGCCACCGGAGAACTCGTGCGGGTAGTCGTCGATGCGTTCGGCGGCGTCCGGGATGCCGACTTCGTCCATCGACTCGATGGCGAGTTCGCGCGCCCGGTCTTTCGAGACATCCTGGTGGCGACGAATCGTCTCGGTGATTTGCTGGCCGACGGTCATCACCGGGTTGAGCGACGACATCGGGTCCTGCGGAATCATCGCGATGCGGTTGCCGCGGATGTCGCGCATCTCGGCGTCCGTCTTCTGAAGCAGGTCTTCGCCGTCGAAGACGACCTGTCCACCGGTGATTTCGCCCGGCGAGTCGATGAGACGCATGACGGAACGCGCCGTGACGGACTTCCCTGCGCCAGACTCACCGACGAGACCCATGGTCTCACCGCGGTCGAGCGAGAACGATACCTCGTTGGAGGCGACGATTGGCCCCTCGTCGGTGCGGAACTCGGTTCTGAGTCCGCGCACGTCGAGGAGTGGGCCGTCGTCGGCCTCGCGGTCTGTCGTCGTTGCGTGCGTGCTCATTCTATCGCCTCCACCTTCGGGTCGAGGACGTCGCGCAGACCGTCACCGAGCATGTTGAACCCGACGACGGCGATACCGATAGCCAGCGCGGGGAACAGGAGCATCCACGGCGCAGTCTCCATGAACCCGCGACCGGTG is a window from the Haloferax litoreum genome containing:
- a CDS encoding DUF1028 domain-containing protein, whose product is MRHVPGTFSIAARDPATSTFGAAVTTGTVSVGATCPYVSANGAAVTQSYTKTEHGRDAVARADDGEHIDDAFADLLAGDDYAAYRQVHGVGTENEYTFTGEECVDWAGHRVGDDYTVAGNMLAGSDVVDATAEAYESTDGDMAGRLVSALEAGEAAGGDDRGEMSAAILVHAPEPEFYHNLRVDLSADPVGDLRELLAEARRAKEQIRSETDHLFGDYPDEILDFGVKY
- a CDS encoding dipeptide ABC transporter ATP-binding protein, with the translated sequence MSTHATTTDREADDGPLLDVRGLRTEFRTDEGPIVASNEVSFSLDRGETMGLVGESGAGKSVTARSVMRLIDSPGEITGGQVVFDGEDLLQKTDAEMRDIRGNRIAMIPQDPMSSLNPVMTVGQQITETIRRHQDVSKDRARELAIESMDEVGIPDAAERIDDYPHEFSGGMRQRVLVAIGFSCEPDLIIADEPTTALDVTTQAKILDLLNEMQEREGTAVLMITHNLGVVAQTCDHVGVMYAGNLVETAELDDLFERPRHPYTRALIDSIPEVDTDYDELPTLDGAMPDLGNLPSGCNFAPRCPNATEACRSGGDPALESVGDSSSRAACIHADDLDLSESTVPEAGAGRREIDRSGDPLFEVRNLKKYFSAGEGIFGNVHLSFDGGGLPTIERRYVKAVDDVSFDVYPGETVGLVGESGCGKSTVARTALRLLEPTEGEVYFEGQPLHELGSSEVRSLRREMQMIFQDPQSSLNPRKTVGQIIGRAMEKHGIATGEEKRERVGDLLVRVGLSRGAASKYPHEFSGGQQQRVAIAHALAVEPKLIVCDEPVSALDVSVQAQILNLLNEIQAEENISYLFISHNIGVIRHICDRVAVMYLGKIAEFGGIDEVFSPPFHPYTESLLSAVPHANPNRQTDRILLEGSVPSPINPPSGCPFQTRCPKKIGDVCEQERPELEAMEDTDHYISCHLSEAEMSERDSFITPLKRAETNTADSD